In a single window of the Nicotiana tomentosiformis chromosome 10, ASM39032v3, whole genome shotgun sequence genome:
- the LOC138900443 gene encoding uncharacterized protein, translating into MVEALMERVKLGENKIEANDKKGNDLEDDEIKLVLLNKFGETLSKGAMIWYHNLPPNSIDSFAILVDAFVKAHTGAIKVETRKLELFKVKQRDNEMLRKFVSRFQMERMDVSPVADDWAIQAFTQGLNPQSSLASQQLK; encoded by the exons ATGGTTGAGGCATTGATGGAGCGAGTGAAATTAGGTGAGAATAAAATTGAggccaatgacaaaaag gggaacgacttggaagatgacgaaaTTAAGTTAGTGTTGCTAAATAAGTTCGGGGAAACTCtatcaaaaggagcaatgatatggtatcataacttacccccaaattctattgattcatttgctatacTTGTGGATGCCTTTGTGAAGGCTCACactggggccatcaaggtcgagaccaggaaattAGAACTTTTCAAAGTTaaacaaagagataacgaaaTGCTCAGGAAATTCGTGTCGAGGTTTCAGATGGAACGAATGGATGTATCCCCAGTTGctgatgattgggccattcaagcattcactcaaggacttaACCCTCAAAGCTCATTGGCTTCGCAGCAACTAAAATAA
- the LOC104086492 gene encoding probable aquaporin NIP-type, with protein sequence MSKKDIKAVEEGNCSGYKQHANEEDSSLCTSPEVVIIIQKVIAEAIGTYFLIFVGCGAVAVNKTYGSVTFPGICVAWGLIVMVMVYAVGHISGAHFNPAVTIAFAIFRHFPFKQVPLYILAQLVGAILGSGTLYLLLDLKSEAFFGTAPVGSNVQSLVLEFIISYLLMFVISGVATDNRSIGELAGIAIGMTILLNVLVAGPVSGASMNPARSIGPAIVMHEYKGLWIYIVGPILGTIVGAFTYNLIRFTDKPLKELTKSSTFLKSMSRSHA encoded by the exons ATGTCAAAAAAAGACATAAAAGCAGTTGAAGAAGGGAATTGCTCAGGTTATAAACAACATGCCAATGAAGAAGATTCAAGCCTCTGCACCTCACCTGAGGTTGTCATTATCATTCAAAAG GTGATAGCAGAGGCGATCGGAACGTACTTTTTGATATTTGTAGGATGTGGTGCAGTAGCAGTAAATAAAACATATGGTTCAGTAACATTTCCAGGAATATGTGTAGCATGGGGTTTAATTGTTATGGTCATGGTCTATGCTGTTGGTCATATTTCTGGTGCACATTTCAACCCTGCAGTTACCATTGCCTTTGCCATCTTTAGGCATTTCCCCTTCAAACAG GTGCCATTATACATATTGGCACAGTTGGTTGGggcaattcttggaagtggaacTTTGTATCTGCTGCTTGATTTGAAATCTGAGGCATTTTTTGGAACAGCTCCAGTGGGATCAAATGTTCAATCTTTGGTTCTTGAATTCATCATCTCTTACCTCTTAATGTTTGTCATTTCTGGTGTTGCCACTGACAACAGATCA ATTGGAGAGCTTGCAGGAATTGCTATTGGAATGACAATACTCCTAAATGTTCTGGTTGCAGG GCCAGTATCAGGAGCATCAATGAACCCAGCAAGGAGTATTGGGCCAGCAATTGTGATGCATGAGTATAAAGGGCTTTGGATTTACATAGTTGGGCCAATATTGGGTACTATAGTTGGTGCTTTCACTTATAACCTAATTAGGTTTACAGATAAACCACTCAAAGAACTCACAAAAAGTTCAACATTTCTCAAGAGCATGTCCAGAAGCCATGCTTAA
- the LOC117274242 gene encoding putative late blight resistance protein homolog R1A-4 — MPNPLEAESLCIGEQPLFLNNLQKLALPSSPFLAEILRRTPNLKKLQIVDMKHADWPAILDSLILLQKLETLAIKAERNIDPINLPRDIFLHNLKQLRLSRTYFPGEDMVALANLPNLEVLKTRYAFWGTDWRLNEDVVFHKLKYLLLESTYNLERWETASDNFPMLEQLLLFGLQNLEEIPHSIGEIMTLKFIQIQWCSSAAAASAKKIQEEQKSCGNDSLEVRIIFNSST; from the coding sequence ATGCCTAATCCTCTTGAGGCAGAAAGTCTCTGCATTGGAGAACAACCTTTATTTCTCAATAACTTGCAAAAACTTGCTCTCCCTTCCTCTCCTTTTTTGGCGGAAATCCTAAGAAGAACTCCCAATCTAAAAAAGCTACAGATTGTAGATATGAAGCATGCCGACTGGCCTGCTATTCTTGATTCTCTCATTCTTCTACAGAAGCTGGAGACATTAGCCATAAAAGCAGAACGAAACATTGACCCGATCAATCTCCCTAGGGATATTTTCTTGCATAATCTCAAGCAATTGAGATTAAGTAGGACTTATTTTCCAGGGGAAGATATGGTTGCGCTGGCTAATTTACCTAATCTTGAGGTGCTCAAAACACGATATGCATTCTGGGGAACAGATTGGAGACTAAATGAAGATGTTGTGTTTCACAAACTAAAATATCTACTACTTGAGTCCACATATAATCTGGAAAGGTGGGAAACAGCTAGTGATAATTTTCCGATGCTTGAGCAGCTACTCCTGTTTGGGCTCCAAAACTTGGAAGAGATTCCCCATAGTATTGGAGAAATAATGACACTAAAGTTCATCCAAATACAATGGTGTAGTTCTGCAGCCGCCGCTAGTGCAAAGAAAATTCAAGAAGAGCAAAAAAGCTGTGGAAATGATAGCCTTGAAGTTCGAATTATCTTCAACAGTAGTACGTAA
- the LOC117272954 gene encoding putative late blight resistance protein homolog R1A-3 isoform X2 — MAYAATYSLMHTLEQLLQCKLLLIYRSCIQQHLESAFQSLSSLQVFLEYTSKEIKDIETLKTIEKRIRDIVYKAEERVDSALRRIIILVDQQKRERACKSFNEELQKVEKEVDSLRKELMEIEFIKHGTKSAEASTSTSSKRYATEQHTVVGMKDDFNTILDRLTAQTDQLTVIPVVGMGGIDMEIGVSKLIKLWIAELFVRARSNKKLEMVAEEYLEELIDRSLILAGTRRANGKMKTCKIHDFLRQLCIREAQIENCVHVLSDSDHISSESIKYQRRAMLSLGNHWNHLYVPRHWSGLTSTTSSLVFTGYSFQVYLMPQFVSQFKLLKVLDVSSINYNFSWVISKLAHLRYVAAYINEAPSLAKLWNLQTIILRNFTRGDFHLPLEIWTMSEIRHLDIVSDI; from the exons ATGGCTTATGCTGCTACTTATTCACTTATGCATACACTGGAGCAACTCTTGCAGTGTAAATTACTTTTAATTTATAGAAGTTGTATACAACAACATCTTGAATCTGCTTTTCAAAGTCTTTCTTCTCTTCAAGTTTTTCTTGAGTATACTTCAAAGGAAATCAAAGATATTGAAACTTTGAAGACTATAGAAAAACGGATCAGAGATATAGTCTACAAAGCAGAAGAGAGAGTTGATTCAGCCCTTAGAAGAATAATCATTCTAGTAGATCAACAGAAACGAGAACGGGCTTGTAAATCCTTCAATGAGGAATTGCAAAAAGTGGAAAAAGAAGTTGATTCTCTAAGGAAAGAACTGATGGAGATCGAGTTTATCAAGCATGGAACCAAATCTGCAGAAGCAAGTACTTCTACCTCATCAAAAAGATATGCGACCGAGCAACATACTGTTGTTGGGATGAAAGATGACTTCAACACCATACTAGATCGTCTCACTGCCCAAACAGATCAGCTAACTGTCATACCAGTTGTTGGTATGGGCGGTATAG ATATGGAGATTGGTGTTTCAAAGTTGATTAAACTATGGATTGCTGAGCTATTTGTAAGAGCAAGAAGCAATAAAAAGTTAGAAATGGTGGCAGAGGAGTATCTAGAAGAGCTAATTGACAGAAGTCTAATTTTGGCTGGTACACGAAGGGCTAATGGAAAGATGAAAACTTGCAAAATTCATGATTTTCTTCGGCAGCTCTGCATAAGAGAAGCTCAAATTGAGAATTGTGTGCATGTCCTGAGTGATAGTGACCACATTTCCTCAGAAAGCATAAAGTATCAACGGCGAGCGATGCTTTCACTTGGCAATCATTGGAATCATTTATATGTTCCAAGGCATTGGAGTGGTCTTACGAGTACAACCAGCAGCTTGGTTTTTACGGGCTATTCTTTTCAAGTTTATCTAATGCCTCAATTTGTTTCACAGTTCAAGCTGCTTAAGGTGTTGGATGTATCTTCAATCAATTATAATTTCTCTTGGGTAATATCTAAACTTGCACATTTGAGATATGTTGCTGCATACATCAACGAAGCGCCTTCACTAGCCAAATTGTGGAATCTACAAACCATAATTCTTCGTAATTTTACAAGGGGGGACTTTCATCTCCCACTAGAGATCTGGACAATGTCAGAGATAAGACATCTAGATATTGTTAGTGATATTTGA
- the LOC117272954 gene encoding putative late blight resistance protein homolog R1B-16 isoform X1 → MAYAATYSLMHTLEQLLQCKLLLIYRSCIQQHLESAFQSLSSLQVFLEYTSKEIKDIETLKTIEKRIRDIVYKAEERVDSALRRIIILVDQQKRERACKSFNEELQKVEKEVDSLRKELMEIEFIKHGTKSAEASTSTSSKRYATEQHTVVGMKDDFNTILDRLTAQTDQLTVIPVVGMGGIGKTTLARKVYDDSTIRYRFDKHAWVTISQVYNERQILLELVSSISQDKTDESNQKMSNDQLAEIVYRGVIGRRFLIVIDDLWSTEAWDQIQRIFPNENNRSRILLTTRLSYVADYASPDFPHHNMSFLSFDESWILFTERLLREDICPPHLDEIGKHIIQQCRGLPLSIVVVAGLLGKIDPTRDNWKKVEENLNSFFGTVSERCQSILSLSYSYLPQYLKACFLYVGGFPEDMEIGVSKLIKLWIAELFVRARSNKKLEMVAEEYLEELIDRSLILAGTRRANGKMKTCKIHDFLRQLCIREAQIENCVHVLSDSDHISSESIKYQRRAMLSLGNHWNHLYVPRHWSGLTSTTSSLVFTGYSFQVYLMPQFVSQFKLLKVLDVSSINYNFSWVISKLAHLRYVAAYINEAPSLAKLWNLQTIILRNFTRGDFHLPLEIWTMSEIRHLDIVSDI, encoded by the coding sequence ATGGCTTATGCTGCTACTTATTCACTTATGCATACACTGGAGCAACTCTTGCAGTGTAAATTACTTTTAATTTATAGAAGTTGTATACAACAACATCTTGAATCTGCTTTTCAAAGTCTTTCTTCTCTTCAAGTTTTTCTTGAGTATACTTCAAAGGAAATCAAAGATATTGAAACTTTGAAGACTATAGAAAAACGGATCAGAGATATAGTCTACAAAGCAGAAGAGAGAGTTGATTCAGCCCTTAGAAGAATAATCATTCTAGTAGATCAACAGAAACGAGAACGGGCTTGTAAATCCTTCAATGAGGAATTGCAAAAAGTGGAAAAAGAAGTTGATTCTCTAAGGAAAGAACTGATGGAGATCGAGTTTATCAAGCATGGAACCAAATCTGCAGAAGCAAGTACTTCTACCTCATCAAAAAGATATGCGACCGAGCAACATACTGTTGTTGGGATGAAAGATGACTTCAACACCATACTAGATCGTCTCACTGCCCAAACAGATCAGCTAACTGTCATACCAGTTGTTGGTATGGGCGGTATAGGTAAGACAACTCTTGCTAGAAAAGTTTATGATGATTCAACAATCCGTTATAGATTTGATAAACATGCATGGGTAACTATCTCTCAAGTTTATAACGAGAGACAAATTCTTCTTGAACTTGTCTCTTCTATTAGCCAGGATAAGACTGATGAAAGTAATCAAAAAATGAGCAATGATCAACTAGCGGAGATTGTGTATAGAGGTGTGATTGGTAGGAGATTTTTAATTGTCATAGATGATCTTTGGAGTACTGAGGCTTGGGATCAAATACAAAGAATATTCCCAAATGAGAACAATAGAAGTCGAATCCTATTAACTACTCGCCTCAGTTATGTGGCTGATTATGCAAGCCCTGATTTTCCTCATCATAATATGTCTTTTCTAAGTTTTGATGAGAGTTGGATTCTATTTACCGAAAGACTTCTTAGAGAAGACATATGTCCTCCTCACCTAGATGAAATTGGGAAGCATATCATACAGCAATGCCGAGGATTACCTCTCTCGATTGTTGTCGTTGCTGGACTTCTTGGAAAGATAGATCCGACCCGTGACAATTGGAAGAAAGTTGAGGAAAATTTGAACTCATTCTTTGGTACGGTATCTGAACGGTGTCAATCAATTCTTTCATTGAGCTACAGTTACTTGCCCCAATATTTGAAGGCTTGTTTTCTCTATGTTGGAGGTTTTCCTGAAGATATGGAGATTGGTGTTTCAAAGTTGATTAAACTATGGATTGCTGAGCTATTTGTAAGAGCAAGAAGCAATAAAAAGTTAGAAATGGTGGCAGAGGAGTATCTAGAAGAGCTAATTGACAGAAGTCTAATTTTGGCTGGTACACGAAGGGCTAATGGAAAGATGAAAACTTGCAAAATTCATGATTTTCTTCGGCAGCTCTGCATAAGAGAAGCTCAAATTGAGAATTGTGTGCATGTCCTGAGTGATAGTGACCACATTTCCTCAGAAAGCATAAAGTATCAACGGCGAGCGATGCTTTCACTTGGCAATCATTGGAATCATTTATATGTTCCAAGGCATTGGAGTGGTCTTACGAGTACAACCAGCAGCTTGGTTTTTACGGGCTATTCTTTTCAAGTTTATCTAATGCCTCAATTTGTTTCACAGTTCAAGCTGCTTAAGGTGTTGGATGTATCTTCAATCAATTATAATTTCTCTTGGGTAATATCTAAACTTGCACATTTGAGATATGTTGCTGCATACATCAACGAAGCGCCTTCACTAGCCAAATTGTGGAATCTACAAACCATAATTCTTCGTAATTTTACAAGGGGGGACTTTCATCTCCCACTAGAGATCTGGACAATGTCAGAGATAAGACATCTAGATATTGTTAGTGATATTTGA